The Cryptosporangium phraense genome has a window encoding:
- a CDS encoding glycosyltransferase, whose product MGGILDYLCDMLGDDNVDLILIAKPDVEIRPTRYRMHVVAKPRASEQVRSLVTRVAGGPHTSIQEAAVYAPRIAKEIAELLTSIDADLEVWDTIRTGQYAAGVPRRRRVLYEDDLFSERYKTMLREMNGPSNRQVNPLGEFHKMLPAPARPLLSRKSVYRPLLRLESRLVGASERNQPAEFDATLLVNDEETNRLRGFTGRTDIHTLLPMLPEVPLHDRAPAGSRFAFLGGLDYAPNADGLAWFLNNCREQVLAALPDFELLVIGKGTEVGVPEAAAWGEHVKFVGWVDDLGETLASCSALLSVLRVGSGIKIKVLEALSRSLPVVATPYGVQGTEVGEDNGCLIGSTPEELAALLARAAEPETNRKLSAAARETWDKRFAPDVIRRSYDAFFS is encoded by the coding sequence ATGGGCGGCATCCTCGACTACCTCTGCGACATGCTCGGGGACGACAACGTCGATCTGATCCTGATCGCCAAGCCCGACGTCGAGATCCGCCCGACCCGGTACCGGATGCACGTCGTGGCCAAGCCGCGGGCGTCCGAGCAGGTCCGGTCGTTGGTGACGCGGGTCGCCGGCGGGCCGCACACGTCGATCCAGGAGGCCGCGGTCTACGCGCCCCGGATCGCCAAGGAGATCGCCGAGCTGCTGACGTCGATCGACGCCGACCTCGAGGTCTGGGACACGATCCGCACCGGCCAGTACGCGGCCGGGGTGCCCCGGCGGCGACGCGTGCTCTACGAGGACGACCTGTTCTCGGAGCGGTACAAGACGATGCTGCGCGAGATGAACGGCCCGAGCAACCGGCAGGTCAACCCGCTCGGCGAGTTCCACAAGATGCTGCCCGCCCCGGCCCGGCCGCTGCTGTCGCGCAAGTCGGTCTACCGTCCGCTGCTGCGCCTGGAGTCGCGGCTGGTCGGCGCGTCCGAGCGCAACCAGCCGGCCGAGTTCGACGCCACGCTGCTGGTCAACGACGAGGAGACGAACCGGCTCCGCGGGTTCACCGGGCGCACCGACATCCACACGCTGCTGCCGATGCTGCCCGAGGTGCCGCTGCACGACCGGGCCCCGGCCGGGTCGCGGTTCGCGTTCCTCGGCGGCCTCGACTACGCGCCGAACGCCGACGGGCTGGCCTGGTTCCTGAACAACTGTCGGGAACAGGTGCTGGCCGCACTGCCCGACTTCGAGCTGCTCGTGATCGGCAAGGGCACCGAGGTCGGGGTGCCGGAGGCGGCGGCCTGGGGCGAGCACGTCAAGTTCGTCGGCTGGGTGGACGACCTGGGCGAGACGCTGGCCAGCTGCTCGGCCCTGCTGTCGGTGCTCCGGGTGGGCAGCGGAATCAAGATCAAGGTGCTCGAGGCGCTGTCCCGGTCGTTGCCGGTCGTCGCCACCCCCTACGGCGTGCAGGGCACCGAGGTCGGCGAAGACAACGGCTGCCTGATCGGCTCGACGCCGGAGGAGCTCGCGGCGCTGCTGGCCCGAGCGGCCGAGCCGGAGACGAACCGGAAGCTGTCGGCGGCGGCCCGCGAGACCTGGGACAAGCGCTTCGCGCCGGACGTCATCCGGCGGAGCTACGACGCGTTCTTCTCGTGA
- a CDS encoding O-antigen ligase family protein, with product MVSTIAGLVAAGIVGAALVAFALLRPTIILVLAVTLDATGLNGVLVTNGLPSPFKPMLGLVLLALFVLWRQGKLKVGWSPVLTALLILVAAWFVTMFNSADPATSWTLFMDYANGLLYFVVIYALLCSTGSWKAMLSGAVAGLAVIAALTLVHQFVLHNAGDLHGLSNVPLTLEDGALTPRHSGTAGDVNFWARTLVLVTPLALSLWAINRGLTKLFWVGCALALLGGIFLTQSRGGFLAVMPAIALWFVMAGPKHRRMLAYAPLLLIVAIPISGVGSRLATLADVGASSNIAAADPSLVTRARLQEAAWRMFLDSPAFGHGMGTYGSLFPQYDRYSNQGDPVTIVVAAHNFYLEQAADGGLVLLAAWAIFFGSILFVSWRVSNLARSIGRRTEHVLAVGVASGLVGWLGASVFLHLSDFRVLLMLAATAAALDVRVRWAVASAPDSAFVQIPRAKSPVDVRKWAPRVLLPAAGLVALLAAALVVKAIPTTYTATTDAQITPSSAANDWLTSYQRDLLTRGWLVPSMTYVASAPDFESVVARRAGLTQEQADHMSVTMEVSRQGGAITITANARDETVAENLAVAAGLVIADDIKTLRTPYVLQQPRRPSAVPTHPGMVAGLGAAAFALVLATAAAVARRRPADEVEEIDEYEDDRELVGV from the coding sequence GTGGTATCCACGATCGCGGGACTCGTCGCGGCGGGGATCGTCGGTGCGGCTCTCGTCGCTTTTGCCCTGCTTCGGCCGACGATCATCCTCGTCTTAGCCGTCACGCTGGACGCGACCGGTCTCAACGGCGTCCTCGTGACCAACGGTCTCCCGAGCCCGTTCAAGCCGATGCTGGGGCTCGTCCTGCTCGCGCTGTTCGTGCTCTGGCGGCAGGGCAAGCTCAAGGTCGGCTGGTCCCCGGTGCTGACCGCTCTGCTGATCCTGGTGGCGGCCTGGTTCGTGACGATGTTCAACTCCGCCGACCCGGCGACGAGCTGGACGCTGTTCATGGACTACGCGAACGGCCTGCTGTACTTCGTGGTCATCTACGCGCTGCTCTGCTCGACCGGTTCGTGGAAGGCGATGCTGTCGGGCGCCGTCGCCGGCCTGGCGGTCATCGCCGCGCTGACCCTCGTCCACCAGTTCGTGCTGCACAACGCCGGGGACCTCCACGGGCTGAGCAACGTGCCGCTGACGTTGGAAGACGGTGCGTTGACCCCGAGGCACTCGGGCACCGCCGGCGACGTCAACTTCTGGGCCCGCACGCTCGTGCTGGTGACGCCGCTGGCGCTGAGCCTGTGGGCGATCAACCGCGGCCTGACCAAGCTGTTCTGGGTCGGCTGCGCGCTCGCGCTGCTCGGCGGCATCTTCCTGACCCAGTCGCGGGGCGGCTTCCTCGCGGTGATGCCGGCGATCGCGCTCTGGTTCGTGATGGCCGGCCCGAAGCACCGTCGGATGCTCGCCTACGCGCCGCTGCTGCTCATCGTCGCGATCCCGATCAGCGGCGTCGGCAGTCGATTGGCGACGCTGGCCGACGTCGGGGCGTCGTCGAACATCGCGGCGGCCGACCCGTCGCTGGTCACCCGGGCCCGGCTGCAGGAAGCGGCCTGGCGGATGTTCCTCGACAGCCCGGCCTTCGGGCACGGGATGGGGACGTACGGCTCGTTGTTCCCGCAGTACGACCGCTACTCCAACCAGGGCGATCCGGTCACGATCGTGGTCGCCGCGCACAACTTCTACCTGGAGCAGGCCGCCGACGGCGGGCTGGTGCTGCTCGCGGCCTGGGCGATCTTCTTCGGCTCGATCCTGTTCGTGTCGTGGCGGGTCTCGAACCTCGCCCGGTCGATCGGGCGGCGCACCGAGCACGTCCTGGCCGTCGGTGTCGCGTCCGGTCTGGTCGGCTGGCTCGGCGCGAGCGTGTTCCTGCACCTGTCGGACTTCCGCGTGCTGCTGATGCTCGCCGCGACGGCGGCGGCGCTCGACGTCCGCGTCCGCTGGGCGGTGGCCTCGGCGCCGGACTCCGCGTTCGTGCAGATCCCGCGGGCGAAGAGCCCGGTCGACGTCCGGAAGTGGGCGCCGCGGGTGCTGCTGCCCGCGGCCGGCCTGGTCGCGCTGCTCGCGGCCGCGCTGGTCGTGAAGGCGATCCCGACGACGTACACGGCGACGACCGACGCCCAGATCACGCCGTCGTCGGCCGCCAACGACTGGTTGACGTCCTACCAGCGTGACCTGCTCACGCGCGGGTGGCTGGTGCCGTCGATGACGTACGTCGCCAGCGCGCCCGACTTCGAGAGCGTCGTGGCCAGGCGGGCCGGTCTGACCCAGGAGCAGGCCGACCACATGTCGGTGACGATGGAGGTCTCCCGCCAGGGCGGGGCGATCACGATCACCGCGAACGCGCGCGACGAGACCGTGGCCGAGAACCTCGCGGTGGCGGCCGGTCTGGTGATCGCCGACGACATCAAGACGCTGCGCACGCCGTACGTGCTGCAGCAGCCGCGCCGGCCGTCGGCGGTGCCGACGCATCCCGGGATGGTGGCCGGTCTCGGTGCGGCCGCGTTCGCGCTGGTGCTCGCGACGGCCGCGGCCGTGGCGCGCCGCCGCCCCGCGGACGAGGTCGAGGAGATCGACGAATACGAAGACGACCGGGAGCTCGTCGGAGTTTAG
- a CDS encoding DUF4396 domain-containing protein, whose translation MLEPVKTTWSMAAQATLHCLTGCAIGEVLGMVIGTALGLHNAATVVLSIVLAFVFGYGLTMRGVLKAGLTFRQAFGVALAADTVSITVMEIIDNAVVVAVPGAMDAGLTSLLFWASLAFSLVVAFVVTTPVNYWMIGRGKGHAVVHQYHH comes from the coding sequence ATGTTGGAGCCCGTGAAAACCACTTGGTCGATGGCCGCGCAGGCCACGCTGCACTGCCTCACCGGGTGTGCGATCGGTGAGGTGCTGGGCATGGTGATCGGCACCGCGCTGGGCTTGCACAACGCGGCCACCGTGGTGCTGTCGATCGTGCTCGCGTTCGTGTTCGGCTACGGCCTGACGATGCGGGGCGTCCTGAAGGCCGGGCTGACGTTCCGGCAGGCGTTCGGGGTCGCGCTCGCGGCCGACACCGTGTCGATCACGGTCATGGAGATCATCGACAACGCGGTGGTCGTCGCCGTGCCCGGCGCCATGGACGCCGGCCTCACCAGCCTGCTCTTCTGGGCCTCACTGGCGTTCTCGCTGGTCGTCGCGTTCGTCGTCACGACGCCGGTGAACTACTGGATGATCGGCCGCGGCAAGGGCCACGCGGTCGTCCACCAGTACCATCACTAG
- a CDS encoding serine hydrolase domain-containing protein — MNVLTSHVDAGYAPGGVTVVSRRGEVDVDAVGFADLERSAPFRADAIVRIGAMTMPIVAAAALMLAEEDRLGLDDPVDLWLPELGNPRVLRSLEADVDDTEPAKTPITLRHLLTNTWGFGLFFGGGPSPLRRAANELRVLNGPPIPENSDSPDEWLRRVGSLPLLHQPGEGWTYGLGADVLGILLSRASGRSLEQLLSERIFDPLGMVDTGFAVPAEKLDRVPPAYAPDPRSGDLHVYDPGAWGSEWRERPTYPSAAGGLVSTASDLLAFGQLLLGGGRFGGEWLLTRASVSAMTTNQVTVPVPRFLEGYGWGFGLAVAPSGRFGWDGGLGTSLWVEPATETIGILLTQRSGMPLRSELYRDFWNELSHQAV; from the coding sequence ATGAACGTTCTGACCTCCCACGTCGACGCCGGGTACGCGCCCGGAGGCGTCACGGTGGTGAGCCGGCGCGGCGAGGTGGACGTCGACGCGGTCGGCTTCGCCGACCTGGAGCGCAGTGCACCGTTCCGGGCGGACGCGATCGTCCGCATCGGGGCGATGACGATGCCGATCGTCGCGGCGGCCGCGCTGATGCTGGCCGAGGAGGACCGCCTCGGCCTCGACGACCCGGTGGATCTCTGGTTGCCCGAGCTCGGCAACCCGCGGGTCCTACGGTCCCTCGAGGCCGATGTGGACGACACGGAGCCGGCGAAGACCCCGATCACGCTTCGCCACCTGCTGACCAATACGTGGGGGTTCGGGCTGTTCTTCGGGGGCGGCCCCTCGCCGCTACGCCGGGCGGCCAACGAGCTGCGGGTGCTCAACGGGCCGCCGATCCCGGAGAACTCCGACAGCCCGGACGAGTGGCTCCGCCGGGTCGGCTCGCTGCCGCTGCTGCACCAGCCGGGTGAAGGCTGGACGTACGGCCTGGGCGCGGACGTGCTGGGAATTCTGCTCTCCCGGGCGTCCGGACGGTCGTTGGAGCAGTTGTTGTCCGAGCGGATCTTCGACCCGCTCGGGATGGTGGACACCGGCTTCGCCGTGCCGGCGGAGAAGCTCGACCGGGTGCCACCGGCGTACGCGCCGGACCCGCGCAGCGGGGACCTGCACGTGTACGACCCCGGGGCGTGGGGCAGCGAGTGGCGGGAGCGGCCGACGTACCCGTCGGCGGCCGGCGGGCTGGTCTCGACGGCGTCGGACCTGCTGGCGTTCGGGCAGCTGCTGCTCGGCGGGGGACGTTTCGGCGGGGAGTGGCTGCTGACCCGGGCGTCGGTGTCGGCGATGACCACCAACCAGGTCACGGTGCCGGTCCCGCGTTTCCTGGAGGGGTACGGCTGGGGCTTCGGGCTGGCGGTCGCCCCGTCCGGGCGGTTCGGCTGGGACGGTGGGCTCGGAACGTCACTGTGGGTGGAACCGGCGACCGAGACGATCGGCATCCTGTTGACCCAGCGCTCGGGCATGCCGCTGCGCTCCGAGCTGTACCGGGACTTCTGGAATGAGCTCTCTCACCAGGCGGTTTAG